The Caloenas nicobarica isolate bCalNic1 chromosome 8, bCalNic1.hap1, whole genome shotgun sequence genome contains the following window.
TGGTTTTCATGATTGCTACTTAACCAAGAGGCAAAAATGATTTCCATTTAAGAGACTGTTACAAGAGTACTGTTGCTTGTTCTAATCTTTACTGACAACACCaagtaaaagtatttttctcatgTGTGAATACAACTCCCCCATAATGAGCAGCCACATTCCattcaaagtgatttttcttctataaaGAATTAAATGAAGATTTAATCTATCAAAGTGTTCAGGCTTAACTTGCATTCATACAAAACTATATGAGTATCAGCATAAACGATTAAGCAAGAGAGGTTATGGTGGAGGGGAGAGGCAGGATGGGAAGCCACAGTATGGACACAGGTTGAAGGTTCTCCTCCCACAAGCCCAGCTTCACACCTGAGCCCTGAATAACAAAGGCACTCTTGTATGAGCCATCAGCCAGTACTAGATAAACTGGCCACTCTGTTAAATCATacagctgctttctgaagcGGACAATAGTCTGTGAGGCCACGTATAGAAAACACTTTGCCCACTCAACATATGAACTAAATAGAGGCCCTGTTTTAGGATGAAGTGACAAAAATGATCACTGAGGAGAATGTATAGGTAGAACATATACATAGGTGGGGAAGAAAGATATCTGTCAACTCAAGACAATTTTTACTGCAATAATATGTGAATCTGTATTATAATGAACAAGCTGATACAGATACAAGGCAGGAAGCAGTAATGAATCAGCAAGACTACATCAAATGCATTTGTGATgccagagaaagggaggaaagaagacTGCAGTGCAGAACTTACTGACACTAAAGCCCAGAAATGGTGAACAAAGGCAAATCAGTTTGTTCACCAAAATAAGTGTCCTTCATGTCTTAGACTCTACCTTTCAGACTAGCCACAGTGAAGGAGCAAAAACTGTTGTAGTCCTGATGTCAGGAGAAGATGGAAAGAGCCATGTTCTTCAGGCTTTCACAGGATCCTACGTGCCTTCATAACATTTACAGAACAAACCCACCGGGCAAACTTCTGTAACAAGCTTTTAAACTCATTGTCTGGCCTAGTTAAATGTCAGGTAGGCTTTTAAAATCCCTACCGAAAATGCTCATAGCAATAAATGTGCAAATGAAGGCAACATTGCAATCGAGTAGAAGGGGAAAAACTTGTTAGCTAATGCAGTTCAAACAATGAACAATGCAGAACTGTCCTACAAACTGGTTTCTAGTTTTTCCCCATTAGGAAGGCTCCACACAGCAACAATGCAGCAACAGTGATAAATAGTAGAGGCTGCTCAAAGGAATTTGGCTTGAGCTTACACGAACTCTGTAGCTCTCTCTAAATTGGTAATTAGGGAAAACCACTGAGACAAAAGAATTTTCTTAGCTGCTAAATTCTAAAGTTATCTTAATTTGTCCATGCTGTGTTTTATAAGAATCTTTCCTCCCTTGTGACTTTCTTCCATGTGCTGGGGAGAGCCAGGCAGAGATGGCCAGCTTGGGTTACAGCAAAAGCACAATCTGACATCTAACCTACCATTCTAAGGCAGTTCAGCTCAATTTCTTTCAGTTCTAAGCATCCGTTAACAGTATTTTCCACAGAATTTTCTAGCACTCTGAGAATAACAGTGAGTTGTCTTCAGTGCTACTTAAGACAACTTTCCAAACTCCCTATGTTTCAGAGATAAGAGGAAGGAATACAGGATGaatttaaatacaaagcaaacagaagttAGTAAATACAGACTTACATTCCAAAGAGAGCTCCTCCAAGATGTGCAGCATGGTCAAAAAGTCTCCAGCCTAGAGCAAGCCCTGCAGTGTCGAATGCAATTATGGCTTTTAAAGCCTGAACAGAACATGGAAAGGACAGGATCAGTCACAGTGTGTAATGGCCACTGACAACGAAGTTTCATATTCTGGCACAGAGCAAACATTTGGTATCAAAAAACATCCCATAAATTTTATATCAAGGCAATCACTATAAAAAGTTTGAAAACAACAGACTCTGCCCTTAGCTGTACTGTGCTGTCATCAGAATACAGACAAGAGCAGCTACATGGTAATTTGGGGTAGGCATGTGTACTTTTCAAATACTCAGTCTCTTCCAGTCCTCATTTCTAAAGCTACATATACATTCCAAACTTTggtcagaaaacaaaagaaagaggaagtTACCTGAAAGAATACATGCTATAAAAGACAGCATAAATTATGGAATTACAGCACTGATTCACTAATTCTGACAGAGCTTAGACTTATGTGCATCTGTCCTCCCAAACACAACCCTCCAGTGGATGGAATATGTGGGGCGGTATCCCTTTCATTTTATCTGATATAAATTGATCATTGCATTCTTGTAAATGAGACACATCTGTTAGAAGGTACGATGATAGTGAACAACTTCGTGGCCAGAAACGGCATGAGCAACAGCATAACATCCTCAGGAGACATAAACCACTGTAACTGTAATGCAAAATTTTACTAAATGCCTCATTCTAAAAAGACCAACAACAGATTTTATGTTAGGGTGAAATGTAGCTTTAAGCAGGATTTCTTTCCTTAAGCATATGTGTTAGAATAGCAGCTATACTGCTACATTggcttgtttattttaaaagctgattaAAATACATGTAAGGTAGGCTAAAGGAGTACATAACATTTAGAAATACAATTAAATAGTAGGGTTAAAATAATTCCAACATTTATAATGCAATAGCCAATGTCGCTCCTGTTTTACTGTTGCAATGAGTTCTTCCTCATGGCAATGCCCTCTGTGGCTCTGCCAAGATTTCTACCCTGGCCATCTCTTTTACGAAAGATGCAGTGAAATGACAAAGTTTAACTTCTTTAAGTAAAGGAGTAAAACAACTTTAAGTAGTGGATCAAAGATGATAAACTTACTAAAGGAAGTCAAGATATACATGAGCTTTTCTTAAATGGGGTAGTGGATGTGCTTAAACAAacttaatgaaacaaaaaagtccACATGAAGAAAAGCCTCAGCAGTTTATTTCTAAACCCAACAGTGTTCTTAGAAGTATCAAAAGATGGTATCCAAATGAGGAGGTAGGTGTTTCTCCAGGGCAGGAATGTCATTTCCCTTGAGAagtgaaattctgtttttcccattttgataaatttttcttcaaaaagagtGTATCAGTAATAGATTAGcctggaacaagtgctgttataaaaaaatattgcttgtcAGAAAGAACAGTATGTCTGCTTGCTTCATCAGACAGGTGAACCTGAGTCCCTCCCAACTACTTTCACCTGTTAGTATTAGATCTGAAACAGACCCATGGAGGATGGAATTTAGGATGAAGATAGAATTTAGGATAATTCTAAATTCACTACACACTTGTGTAATGACCATGCTAGGCTGCAACAATTCACAATCAGTCTCCAGGACTTCCGTGACCTGtattctctttcaaaataaatgtaatagtTTAGGAACACAAATGAAGAGGATGTGCGCTTAGATATTGGAGTGGTATGGTGAAAATGTAGAGTAGGATTTATTTGAAGTTCAAAGGCACTTACGCTTCCTGCTGTAAATGTGAACATTGGAAGAAATATGATGGCTAGTTTTGCTTCCGGCATCTTCGTACATACAGCTGCAAGGACAGTCATTATAGCTCCTGActgtaaatacattaaaatacattaaagtgAGATGTTACatgaaggaaaatgtatttttctgaatctgaacctgctttccttttggcttttgttttcaaatgcaacCCTGTGCTAAACCTCAAAGTACAAAGCACCACAGCAAAGTTCagaatcaaaacaaaagaagacaCCATTATTGAATTTCAAtatctgaaattttaaatactaGGGGGAAAAATACCCCTCAGATCCTCTTATATAATTGATATAACTCCCCTGATTTTTAAGATAACGATTTAtgttaatgtgcttttcttccCAGTAAATTGACattgacctcattaatgtttataaatatataaaggatgggtgtcacgaggatggagcaaggctcttctcagtgacaaccaacagtaagacaaggggtaatgggttcaagctggaacacaagaggttccacttaaatttgagaagaaacttcttctcagtgagggtgacagagcctggaacaggctgcccagggaggttgcggagtctccttctctggagacattcaaacccacctggacgccttcctgtgtaacctcacctaagtgttcctgctctggcagggggattggactaggtgatcttttgaggtcccttccaatccctaacattctgtgattctgtgataaatcCTAGAACTCTAATACATATTAATCAAACACAGACATCTCAGATGAAGGGAAACATTCTGAAGCTTGTaccaaaacaaggaaaataacagATGGACAGGGACAAGGAATCTTTTGTTAATGAAACAAGCAATTCCCTGGTCTGTACTACATTGATCATGGGCTTTTGTATCCATGAAATATCTCAATGGAAAAGCTGTGACTATTAGCAGTAAACTATTGCAATGTGTGGCAATTTCAGAAAGTTCAGATCAATTATGCTACTGGAAAGTAACTTGCTCCAGATACAGTTTATTTATAAGATAAAGATGCAATACATAGCACTACCAAAAATTCTAACTTTGGgacagcttttttttatttttcattccaatTGAAAAATAAGAACCTGACATTTCACTTTTAACCAAACTATTTAGTAAATTAAGCCTTTACAAGCTGGCAAATGGCTAGGTTCACCTCAAACTTATAGCAAGTGAAGCGTGTTAAAAAGTTGCACTACTAAAAATCCTTGTAAAGAACAGACAACCACAGCACCTGCCCAGCCTGCCTCATCTCCTCCATACTGTGAGACTTCTGGCAGTTGTGCTGCCCTTTCTGCACAGCATTCCCTGCAGCTTCCACTAGTATCACGTGCTGATTTTGATTGTCTGATTACATTGCCTCTTtctaaaatattctattttcagTTGGAGAAGACTGATACACAATTATGAAATAAGTTATAGAGCTGAACTATCTGCTCAGTGACAAGAGGTCCTGCTGTTACGCACTCATGTACAAGCCATTAACATTAAGTGGTGTTAGTTCTGGGCTGCACTGCAAGAGAGTTACTGCATTTGAAGAACAGGCAAGTTCTTGCAAAAGAATTGCTGCCTGGttatttgattttgttacaCCTTCCTGGTTTCCATTATCTCAAATGTATTCTTGGCTTTTAAGCAGGTTAAAGAATACAGCAGGCTTTGAAAACGGCTTCAGAGATCATTATAAGGTCTCCCGTATTCTGAGATACTTACAGCTCCAAGGGATGGTTCAAATCTTCCAGTGGCCATTTTAGCAACATAACTCACAAAAGTGGAGATAACccctagaaaagaaaaattactgttgGAAACAATGCCAGCAATGCAGACGAGCATCAGAAAGTGCAACAATTTTATCTGTACATCTTCCTAAAGAAGCTAGTGCAGATGGTGTAGATTTCAGTTGcatgggttttgttgttgttgttgttttaactTGAAGTAGTTGTCATTTCTTCCCACAAAACTCCCATGAATCTGTATAAgagctattttattttggtaGCTAAGCATGACTTAAAACAGGATACTTATAGTGTCATCGTATTTTGAAGCCCAATATCCTAAACTTATCAGAATTCTGTATGACAGCAGTAAATACTGAAGTTAGTAGAGAGCAATGTGTGGGACTGAACAATAGCCATCTGTCCGCATACATCTATTAAACATGCACATTTTACTTGCatgaataaataatatatatatttaacattACCAGCAGAAAGATAAACTGCCATGAACTGCTCACATCCCAGAAGAGAGACAATGCTGCTGGAAAAACTCcataaaacatacatatttgCTGCCATGTGGAATAGAGAGAAGTGACTAAATGTAGAGAGCAGCATGGGAGAACACAGGGCTcctacaaaagagaaaatcaattaatgaaaaaaatgagttatttaATTTGCTTCGACTTACATGTCATGCAGACTAGGAATTTATCAAGACATACTATAGGCTAATTATGCTTAGAATTCTCAAATATAAGCTACGTAATAAACCCAGAAACGTGACAAATTTCAAATTCCCTGCAATACCTTTTGAAAGGTAGAACATATACCCCAGAGATATGCAAGCTGTACAAAGAGCTACTTTAGAAAGTCTTAATTACCTATTGGGGAACATTTcatagaaaacatttctgacaCTTCTCCTgtgctttggaaaggaaaagggagattTTACTTAAATATGTACACAGTGAAAGATTTTTAATATAGTATATGAACACCtatctaaaattattttgctacaGAGATGAactcataaagaaaaaatagtttttcttccaaaaagcTACTAGCTCTCTTCACTGAAACAGCAGccttgaaaatgcaaagaagcCAATTAGCAAGTTTAAAGGTCAACATTATTTAAAACAGGAGTGTTTGGGGTGGCTGATGCTCAGAGCTGGATAACAGCTGTATTCAGCTTTGGACTGTGTGTGGGGAATTGGTTGAGTTTCTactttttcagcagaaattaaGAGGATAGCAGAAGGTACTCTTCTCATGCATGTTTGTCTCATCCTTTTAATTCTTTACCGTAGAAAGGAAAACTGCCATTAAATACGAATAACTTGCTTTCCTAAGTTAacttcttcaaaacatttcacGCACAGTGAAAGCTTAgattttgtgggtttgggtcacattaaaaaaaaaccacaaacaaagcACAGCTTTGAAACAAGGATTCTGTACATAGAATACAGACTAATGCTTGTCTGTTGATGAAAGCACACATGGATGTGACTGTTCTATCTGCACCCCACAGAACAttaaaggaggggggaaaaaaaaaaacccacatttgaGACTAGTTTTTGAATGGAATTACACAgtatgatttattttcctccttcccaaaGTCTGGCATGATTCACATTCTGTCCAGGAAAGTAGTGATACCACTTAGAGAAGCGTCTCTTTATCTTTACAAAGGCATGAGCTGCATCGCATTGCAGTAAAAGGCCAGACAGCGGGCAAGTTTTGACATTACAATATTTAGAAAAGCACCAGTGGTGTgtgttggtgtgtgttttgtttttgttgttgtggtggttttttggttgtttaaTAGATTACTTCTAACATTTTCCCCCTAGAAGTGTTTCCTGTCTAGACAAAAAGATGTCTGGGCATGACTGAGATTGCTtgtgggtgatggagctgctaCGTGCCGTTTGAAGCTTTTGCAGTGCGATCAGAGGCTCTATTACATCCTGAAGTAGAGAAGTCACACAAATTACTGTTCACTTACTGGAGGATGGATCTGAGGTGAAATATGTAAACATAATCCGTCGCATACCAGGCAGCCTCCATAAACAGAATACAAAGACATTTGCAGCTATAATCCCtattaagaggaaaaaacagtatAAAAGCAAATTATGACTGTAACATACCATAATGCTTAATGTAAACAAGTATTCAAAAGTAAGCTTTCAAGAACCATACTTCTTCATTATTCCATCAAAAGCAGTAACCACTTCTTGCTTTATAGAgattagaaaaagcaaaaatactgaaagctgTATTTATATAGTGGAGGTCTTTCAGAAATATGACATTTAATTGCAGCTGTTTTAACATACAGTGTAACGAATGCAACAGTCCAGAAAATCTGAACCAAAGTGTGAAAACTATGATATATAAATCCTAGAACCAAAATTTCAATACATCTTTTCTTTCAACATTCCATCTTGTTCCACCATGCTCTTTTATtagaggaaatattttccctgTATGCAAAGCCAAGATGTTACAGAACTGTCAATTATTTCAGTACAGTGAGCCCAACCTTGTTATGGCAACCAAGGGTAAGTGTCTGAATGGTTCAGGGCCTACCAGCTAGAATTTGTATTGCTTGTGAGATTAACCATGAATCTTTACAACCCTCCTCCTGGTCCCAATACAATATTTGTATCTGTATTGTGACCTGGCTTGTATGTTGAAGAGCAATTCAAAGCATCGTACAAAAACATTCAGCACTTACACAATCTATTCTTAGACTGGAGTCAATTCTTCAAAGAGTTAGtaagttgaatttttttttcctaaaatgtgCATAGAAAGAGCATTTGCGCAACCTTATGCTTACAACCTGCTAATACAGACTCGGGAACTCCTTAACATAGAATATGTAAGAGCAGATGTGGCTCCACTACTTTATATGGATTTGAATCAAGTTCTCATCCATCTCTCTCCACACATTACGTTTATCTCAGGGATTTCAAGTGATGCTAGGCTAACCGATCAAAACTACATCATAACCAAACAACAGcacagaatataattttttcctattttacaTACCTAATGCTGCAAACAAGCAGCAATGATTAGGGGAATTTTATTTCCACATGCCAGTGGAACATATACGCCTATGCCTTCTAAAACCATTTGCTGTTTTTCACGCTTCCTGAGAAAAACATTGCTGGGAAAGGATTCTAGCTGATCCTCCTTGCAGAGTTACATAGGAATCTTTataatgcatttgaaaaatagtTTGTGAGAAGGaactgtagcagaaagtgtaCGTGCAGGTGTAGTTTTACATATGCTTTGTGCTCAACAACCTAAACGTGGTATGAAAGCCATCTGTTTTAACATACTGTACCTGTTTGCCAAATTTCTCTTCCTGTGAATGTCTAATACTTGTAAGCTAACACAAACCTGTCACAGTCCGCTGCCCCTCAGTCAGGTTATTCCACCAGCTGTTAACCTGAAACAGAATTGTTGTACATCAATGCCACTGTAGAGTATTCACAATTTTGAAAACAGTCACCTAAGGTTCTACCTTTTTAAGAAATGGAAAGCATTTTTCGTTTGAAATCTGCTAAGTAAATTGGACAcacacttttttatttctgactgGTTTAGCTTCTCAAGTTAGCATTTCCTTGCTCAAGAATACCTACTCTCCTTTTCATAAAATATCCCAATGTAGATGAAGAGTTGCTTCAAAAAGAACGAGGTTATATCCTTTTACGTAACTCCACGGGTTTACCTCTGCTTGTACTAAACAAAGACCTAGGCCATAATGCTTACTTTAGCAGATTAGCCAAAGTTAGCATAAACCCTGCCTCGACTAAGCCTCACCCTAATGCCGTCTAACATCACACCACCCACCTTTGGGAGATCCCACTTTTGTGCCAGGGTCACTTTTGCAGAGGTGGCTCACAAGATGTGGAATCCATTCCCCCTTGCGTCCAGCTCACCCAGCCCTTCTCCAAGTTTAAAACCCctgaaaaagtttattttgagCGCAGTCAGCCCACAGACAAATGCCAccccctctcccttcctcagctttcagaataattttggacAGTTATTTATTGATGTCTGAGTGACCTTCCAAACATATTGATGGGGACAATATCATAAAAATTATCGCTAGGTtggaggtggggggagaaaTAATGCTGTATGAAACAAACCATTTACTATTTGATAGCAAAGTAACAGcttcattactttttttgttttgtttaaatctcTGGCATGGGATACAGATACCAGTATTTCCTACAAAGTTATCCAGTATAAGAACACTAAAGTAAATTCCTTTTCTACAATACAAGAAGCAGATGCCCCCAGAAGGTATTTGGGGGATCctgaactttttaaaatagaactACCCATTGAAAACAGGGATTGGGAGTTTAAGCCTATTAACAACAGGGCAGTTTTAtttagtgtttggtttttattagttgttttgtttttacttctttttgaTAGCTAATTACCAGATCTCCCCCTTCTGGTTTTGAAGGAAAACGgaagtataaaaccaaaatgatttaaaatattaactgacAATCACAGTCCCACCTGCAGTTCACATACACTGAGCAAGAAAGCATGCTGTACTGGGCCTGGCTAgaacagagttaattttctctaTAGCAGCTCATACATGCTGCTGTGGTTTAGATTTTTGACTGAACCAGTACTGATAACAGATTATTGTTCTAGATTTTGCTGAACAGTGTTTGCATAGCATTGAAGTGTTTCCCATTTCTTGCTCTGCCCCTGCAGGGTACAGATCGGGGGTGCGCAAtaggctgggaggggacacaactGGGCAGGTGACCCAGACTAACCAAAGAGATACTCCTATGATATATAATattgtcatgctcagcaataaaagggGAATGAGGGGATTTTAGGAGGTTTAGCCATCTTTTGCTCATAAACTGGCTGGGCATTGGTTAACCCACAGTATGTTCTCATTTTGAAAGAAGTACCCCAGTCTGCACAATACACATCACAAAAGCAGCTCCTCTGTGTCCTACCCAGCCCAGGACCTCGTGTTTCTCCAGCTCCACACTCAGCCCTACTTCTCTTGGACAAGCAGACCTGAAAGAGCAATCAAGCCTGGTCTATCACAAGCCATAGTAGTAACCttgaaacaaatgtaaaatgtatATGCCTGTTTAGTTTTAAATACACTTGACTGAAAACTAAGTGACTCATACTTTCAGGACATCAACTAAATTTATAACAAGTCTTGCAATGCTTGTATTGTTCTTGCTGCCTGAATTCTAAAGTATTTGCATGGAAAGGTCAGctctcataaagaaaaaaagtcttctaaCCCCTCATATGTGTGAAGTGAAAGCTGAAAATATGAATGCATTTCGGGAGCCAGAGGATTAA
Protein-coding sequences here:
- the PARL gene encoding presenilin-associated rhomboid-like protein, mitochondrial, which produces MAWWCWARARGPRPRRLTVLLEQRQGFRRARPRPEEPPAATAAEARPGPPAPRRSLCPPAPTPRAGRPSPRRLVRPLLFAVGFTGAAFGSAAIWQYESLKSRVQSYLEDARADWMDKIRPQKRGDFRKQVNSWWNNLTEGQRTVTGIIAANVFVFCLWRLPGMRRIMFTYFTSDPSSRALCSPMLLSTFSHFSLFHMAANMYVLWSFSSSIVSLLGCEQFMAVYLSAGVISTFVSYVAKMATGRFEPSLGASGAIMTVLAAVCTKMPEAKLAIIFLPMFTFTAGSALKAIIAFDTAGLALGWRLFDHAAHLGGALFGMWYVTYGHELIWKNREPLVKAWHEMRTKNTGKGGGKSN